The proteins below are encoded in one region of Ricinus communis isolate WT05 ecotype wild-type chromosome 6, ASM1957865v1, whole genome shotgun sequence:
- the LOC8281971 gene encoding S-protein homolog 2, whose amino-acid sequence MVPTTKVHSSPSLLLLLILLLAIYHHRHHPVLARRPVETENEDGFCFKFRVHVINGLSSNANPLFLRCWSLDDDLGEHHLYIGGDFNFKFGLKVFGRTLFTCFFEWDNKNQHVDVFRDNVEANLCCDTQTCFWRAQDEGIFFSVDSQTWDKKFNWTSSVV is encoded by the coding sequence CATTCCTCTCCCTcattgcttcttcttcttattcttcttctagcAATTTATCATCATCGTCATCACCCAGTTCTTGCAAGGCGGCCTGTAGAAACTGAAAATGAAGATGGGTTTTGTTTTAAGTTTAGGGTTCATGTTATAAATGGCTTGAGCAGCAATGCAAACCCACTGTTCCTCAGATGTTGGTCACTAGATGATGATCTAGGGGAGCACCACCTATATATTGGAGGagatttcaatttcaaatttgGGTTAAAAGTCTTTGGCAGAACTCTATTTACTTGCTTCTTTGAGTGGGATAACAAAAATCAACATGTTGATGTGTTTAGAGATAATGTTGAGGCAAATCTATGTTGTGACACACAAACTTGCTTCTGGAGAGCTCAAGATGAAGGGATTTTTTTCAGTGTTGATAGTCAAACCTGggacaaaaaatttaattggacGAGTTCGGTAGTTTAg